A region from the Candidatus Bathyarchaeota archaeon genome encodes:
- a CDS encoding DUF166 family protein — MRLCVIYNDEYAERVMGNLINASNYCLSCGFTCTYCRQLYSSFAADIQAVYKTPPNLPAFIDEPEKYLPHDLPNCDIILAIGLHPDLLVAMSTLAEKAKAKAVIVPLENRNWCHRGLQRQLEKSLSEIDVEYAFPKPFCTLEETGKSAIDNFVRRYQIGKPLVEVKVAGSMITDAQVLRSAPCGSTWYVAQQIKWTKISDIEDTVAVAHHAFPCTASMDVDPEIDEPILHMAGYAIREAVKDAIKRAQKDAYV, encoded by the coding sequence ATGAGGCTTTGTGTAATCTACAACGACGAGTATGCTGAACGCGTTATGGGGAATCTTATTAACGCGTCAAACTACTGCCTGTCATGCGGGTTTACATGCACCTACTGCAGGCAGCTCTACAGCTCCTTCGCTGCAGACATTCAAGCAGTCTACAAGACTCCGCCAAATCTACCCGCTTTTATTGATGAGCCGGAAAAATACTTACCCCATGATTTACCCAACTGTGACATCATACTTGCCATTGGATTGCATCCAGACCTACTCGTGGCAATGTCAACTCTCGCAGAGAAAGCAAAAGCGAAGGCTGTCATCGTTCCTTTGGAAAATCGAAACTGGTGTCACCGCGGCTTGCAAAGACAGCTTGAAAAGTCACTAAGCGAAATAGATGTCGAATACGCGTTTCCAAAACCTTTCTGCACGCTAGAAGAAACTGGAAAGTCAGCCATAGATAATTTTGTTCGGCGATATCAGATAGGGAAGCCTCTTGTCGAAGTGAAAGTTGCAGGAAGTATGATTACTGACGCTCAAGTCTTGAGGAGTGCACCATGTGGCTCAACTTGGTATGTGGCTCAACAAATTAAATGGACAAAAATCTCCGACATAGAAGATACTGTAGCAGTGGCACATCATGCCTTTCCTTGCACAGCAAGCATGGATGTCGACCCAGAAATCGATGAGCCAATTCTTCATATGGCTGGCTACGCCATTAGAGAAGCAGTGAAAGACGCTATAAAACGGGCTCAAAAAGATGCATATGTATAG
- the cdhB gene encoding CO dehydrogenase/acetyl-CoA synthase complex subunit epsilon, which yields MGVKAEPWQKAEIAGPKKALLILKPEVVVAMVKRAERSILVVGHQATEDYSDDIKMIDYAIRMSKTAGIPTVATAHITAEFIKKGFQPAGWMSAMDIGARLKDPEWKGLDGKGPYDLALFMGLPYYMQFVILAGLKHFSTNLKTISLDRFYNPHATWSFPNLSVKDWNESFEIILSKLGGE from the coding sequence ATGGGTGTGAAAGCAGAACCGTGGCAAAAAGCCGAAATCGCAGGTCCAAAGAAAGCCCTACTTATTTTGAAGCCAGAAGTAGTTGTTGCAATGGTGAAAAGAGCGGAGCGTTCAATTCTCGTTGTTGGACATCAAGCCACTGAGGATTATTCAGACGACATCAAAATGATCGATTATGCAATCCGTATGAGCAAGACTGCAGGGATTCCAACGGTTGCCACAGCTCACATAACAGCTGAATTTATTAAAAAGGGGTTTCAGCCTGCAGGTTGGATGTCTGCAATGGATATTGGCGCCAGGCTTAAGGACCCAGAATGGAAAGGTCTAGATGGAAAGGGTCCATATGACCTTGCATTATTCATGGGGCTCCCCTACTATATGCAATTCGTAATACTAGCCGGGCTGAAACACTTTTCCACAAACCTTAAGACCATAAGCCTAGACAGATTCTATAATCCCCACGCAACATGGTCATTCCCAAACCTTTCAGTCAAGGATTGGAATGAAAGTTTTGAAATAATATTGAGCAAATTAGGAGGAGAATAA
- a CDS encoding Coenzyme F420 hydrogenase/dehydrogenase, beta subunit C-terminal domain, which yields MQTRKLSFEETLEKDVVLTNQCVGCATCVVVCPFNCLDYGEGQPRLVKECETCGICPQVCPKYDWSWSKAEEFVFMRQREGNEEFGIYRHLILAQATEKELLERCQDGGAVTALLVYALQKGIIEGVALSGLAADKPLYPMPKLATTPEEVLENAGTRYSYSPNMLALQEGVKQRKKSLAFVGTPCQIHAIRKIQMFPLKKYSNSLQFTVGLMCTESFTYDGFFEKHLKENMGLDLNNIEKMNIKGKVLVSLRSGEVKSVSLSEAKQYTRESCHLCSDFSAELADISAGGLGLNGWTFVILRTEKGERILDGAVEAGKLRTRAVDEEPFALTLLTKLSKKKRRNSLRN from the coding sequence ATGCAGACTCGTAAATTAAGCTTCGAGGAAACTTTAGAGAAAGACGTGGTTCTAACTAACCAATGTGTAGGCTGCGCCACTTGCGTTGTAGTATGCCCGTTCAACTGCTTGGATTATGGCGAAGGACAACCGAGATTGGTGAAAGAATGTGAAACTTGCGGCATTTGCCCTCAGGTTTGCCCGAAATATGATTGGTCGTGGTCTAAGGCAGAAGAGTTTGTCTTTATGAGACAAAGAGAGGGAAATGAAGAATTTGGCATCTATCGCCATCTTATTCTAGCTCAAGCAACTGAAAAGGAACTATTAGAAAGGTGCCAAGATGGAGGTGCTGTAACTGCTCTTCTTGTTTATGCCTTGCAAAAGGGTATAATTGAGGGAGTGGCGCTTTCAGGACTCGCAGCAGACAAGCCTCTTTATCCCATGCCAAAACTAGCGACAACTCCCGAAGAAGTCTTGGAAAACGCCGGAACTCGTTATTCATACTCGCCAAACATGTTAGCTCTGCAAGAGGGGGTGAAACAGAGAAAGAAGAGTTTAGCTTTTGTGGGTACTCCTTGTCAGATTCATGCAATTCGGAAAATACAGATGTTTCCTCTAAAAAAGTATTCCAACTCGCTGCAATTTACTGTTGGATTGATGTGCACGGAAAGTTTCACGTACGACGGGTTTTTTGAAAAGCATCTCAAAGAAAACATGGGTCTCGACCTGAACAACATTGAAAAGATGAACATTAAAGGGAAAGTTCTTGTCTCTCTGAGATCGGGCGAAGTAAAGAGTGTTTCCTTGTCTGAGGCAAAGCAGTACACTAGGGAGAGCTGCCATCTTTGCAGCGACTTCAGCGCCGAGCTAGCCGACATTTCCGCTGGTGGCTTAGGGCTTAATGGCTGGACATTCGTAATTCTTCGAACTGAAAAGGGTGAAAGAATTCTTGATGGCGCGGTGGAAGCTGGAAAGCTTAGGACCAGAGCGGTAGATGAAGAGCCCTTTGCGCTAACTCTCTTGACTAAGCTTTCAAAAAAGAAGCGGCGAAATTCTCTAAGGAACTAA
- a CDS encoding FAD-dependent oxidoreductase, translated as MSKTLDKKYPPCRKACPAGINVQAYIALIAQGKLKEALEIIRKSIPFPSVCGRVCFSPCEDACTRKDIDEPLRIRALKRLVADYEFTSEIREKPKPVPKSHSEKIAIIGSGPAGLTAAYELARIGYPVTVFESASKPGGSLRFCIPEYRLPEMVVDAEIDYIRETGVEIRIDTTIGKDITIDEIKRQGYNAIFIATGAHHCVSINLEGEELDGVFHALDFLKEVHIGNRVELGSRIAIIGGGNVAIDAARTVKRLGPNEVTIIYRRSEKEMPAHHKEVEEAKLEGVNLHFLAAPKRILGKDGKVIGIECTKTALGLPDESGRRRPVPVKGSEFVVPVDSVLLAIGEMPDISFLPKEIEVVRGNRVIVDEVTLETKLPGVFAGGDTVTGPASVIEAIAAGKKAAVSIDRYIKGADLKAGRTKEIPEMTWVSDQSVLKKKPRQTMHCLAPEERVSCFKEVELGLIPDAGLLEAHRCLFCGPCSECLEMEELCEADDALVDEDRCIACANCEKVCEYGAIKLEKSVAKVNLILCKGCGTCVVECPAEAITMQNFSDEKISAQIKDAATSWATRKGPQTLAFVCNWSYNANGFEWSQDTHVVPVKCSGRVDPLHVLHAFMLGADGVLIISCDSKDCHYVFGSFTAEKRVKQMKEWLQAVGIESKRLQVERCSVGNEQHLSEVLKSFAAKLEGIGSTPLK; from the coding sequence ATTTCTAAAACGCTTGATAAAAAATATCCCCCTTGCCGTAAAGCTTGCCCAGCTGGAATAAACGTTCAAGCCTACATCGCACTTATTGCTCAAGGAAAACTCAAAGAAGCCCTAGAAATTATCAGGAAATCTATTCCTTTTCCATCTGTTTGCGGCAGAGTTTGCTTCAGCCCTTGCGAAGATGCGTGCACTCGAAAAGACATTGACGAGCCGCTCAGAATTCGTGCCCTTAAACGTTTGGTTGCCGACTACGAGTTTACTTCAGAGATAAGAGAAAAACCAAAGCCAGTACCAAAAAGCCACAGCGAAAAAATCGCTATTATAGGCTCGGGGCCAGCAGGGCTTACTGCTGCTTACGAGCTAGCTAGAATAGGATATCCAGTAACAGTTTTTGAAAGTGCGTCAAAGCCTGGGGGTAGCCTAAGATTCTGCATCCCGGAGTATAGGTTGCCTGAAATGGTGGTGGATGCTGAAATTGACTACATTAGAGAAACTGGAGTGGAAATTCGCATTGACACAACGATTGGCAAAGATATAACCATTGACGAAATCAAAAGACAAGGATACAACGCAATTTTCATAGCCACAGGCGCTCACCACTGTGTCAGCATAAACCTAGAAGGCGAAGAATTAGACGGCGTCTTTCACGCTCTCGACTTCCTAAAAGAAGTGCATATTGGGAACCGTGTTGAGCTCGGAAGTAGAATTGCTATCATAGGGGGTGGAAACGTCGCCATCGACGCTGCTCGGACAGTTAAACGTCTTGGCCCAAATGAAGTGACGATAATTTACAGAAGATCAGAAAAGGAGATGCCTGCCCATCACAAAGAGGTTGAAGAGGCAAAACTGGAAGGCGTAAATCTCCATTTTCTCGCAGCGCCTAAAAGAATTCTTGGAAAAGACGGCAAGGTCATTGGAATAGAATGCACCAAGACTGCTCTGGGACTACCAGATGAAAGCGGTCGTAGGCGTCCTGTACCAGTAAAAGGCTCAGAGTTTGTCGTTCCAGTTGACTCTGTGCTGCTTGCCATTGGTGAAATGCCTGACATTTCTTTCTTGCCAAAAGAAATCGAAGTGGTGAGAGGAAACAGAGTTATTGTAGACGAAGTTACGCTTGAAACAAAATTGCCCGGTGTATTTGCTGGCGGCGACACTGTCACTGGCCCAGCCTCTGTGATTGAAGCCATCGCTGCCGGCAAAAAAGCAGCAGTGTCCATTGACCGCTACATAAAAGGAGCCGACCTCAAGGCTGGAAGGACAAAGGAGATTCCTGAGATGACATGGGTTTCAGACCAAAGCGTTCTGAAGAAAAAGCCGAGACAAACAATGCATTGTCTAGCACCTGAGGAGCGAGTGAGTTGCTTTAAAGAGGTTGAATTAGGGTTGATACCTGATGCTGGACTGTTAGAAGCCCACAGATGTCTCTTCTGTGGCCCCTGTTCAGAATGTTTGGAGATGGAAGAACTTTGCGAAGCAGACGACGCACTTGTGGACGAGGACAGATGTATCGCCTGCGCCAACTGCGAGAAAGTATGTGAATATGGCGCCATAAAATTGGAAAAGTCTGTTGCAAAAGTGAACTTAATCCTGTGTAAGGGCTGTGGGACGTGCGTTGTAGAATGTCCAGCAGAAGCGATCACCATGCAGAACTTCTCTGATGAGAAAATTTCAGCCCAAATAAAAGACGCTGCAACCTCATGGGCAACCAGAAAGGGACCTCAAACCTTAGCTTTTGTTTGCAACTGGTCCTACAACGCAAACGGATTTGAATGGTCACAAGACACTCACGTTGTCCCAGTAAAATGCAGCGGCAGAGTTGACCCTCTCCATGTTCTCCACGCTTTCATGCTTGGTGCCGATGGAGTTCTAATTATAAGTTGTGACTCTAAAGATTGTCATTACGTTTTTGGTAGCTTCACTGCTGAGAAACGTGTCAAGCAAATGAAAGAATGGCTTCAAGCTGTGGGAATCGAGTCTAAAAGGCTGCAGGTGGAACGATGTTCTGTAGGTAATGAACAGCATCTTAGTGAAGTTCTTAAAAGTTTCGCAGCTAAACTCGAAGGCATTGGATCAACCCCGCTCAAATAA
- a CDS encoding thymidylate synthase, with amino-acid sequence MKYVKISAFDCPDAWYKTLGAIWNEGDIFEVCYGSEYAETKKLNLSIEVAKPETRPLVDDKAPCDMKYVQWYALKYLWSGIIEDETYTYGSRLRKPIDQIEAAIKRYLEEPADRQITLAVRLPEDIMKRVNDRKHEPPCLSLIDTEVLEGKLHLTCYFRSWDAYAGLPANVAGIQLFNEAFVSEINRQGNLNLKSGKLIFHSKNCHIYKRQFKLVEDMLNPKNEGRRKMFRAENRLKESRM; translated from the coding sequence ATGAAGTATGTCAAGATTAGTGCTTTTGATTGTCCAGATGCGTGGTACAAGACCTTAGGAGCTATATGGAATGAAGGCGACATTTTTGAAGTATGCTACGGCTCTGAGTACGCCGAAACTAAGAAACTCAATCTTTCTATAGAAGTCGCTAAGCCGGAAACTAGACCGCTCGTTGATGACAAGGCGCCATGCGACATGAAGTATGTGCAGTGGTACGCGCTGAAATATTTATGGTCAGGCATAATTGAAGATGAAACATACACCTACGGTAGCAGACTGAGGAAGCCCATAGACCAAATAGAAGCAGCAATTAAGCGATATCTCGAAGAGCCTGCCGACAGACAAATAACATTAGCGGTACGATTACCGGAAGATATAATGAAACGTGTCAATGACAGAAAGCATGAGCCCCCGTGTTTAAGCCTCATCGACACAGAGGTCCTAGAAGGAAAGCTTCACTTGACATGTTACTTCAGATCATGGGATGCTTATGCTGGATTGCCCGCCAACGTAGCTGGAATTCAATTGTTTAATGAAGCTTTCGTCTCAGAAATCAACAGACAGGGGAACCTCAACCTCAAATCTGGCAAGCTGATTTTTCACTCTAAGAACTGCCATATCTACAAGAGACAATTCAAACTTGTGGAAGACATGTTGAATCCAAAAAACGAGGGTAGAAGAAAAATGTTTAGAGCCGAAAATCGGCTAAAGGAATCAAGAATGTAA
- the acsC gene encoding acetyl-CoA decarbonylase/synthase complex subunit gamma: protein MSEREVKKTSIREISPIDVYMLLPKTNCKECGEEACMAFAAKLVNREVTLEQCLPLLKAEHEKAYKQLWEMLKPPIKEVTIGPKEHSIKVGGKYVMYRHEFTYTNPTAVAIDVTDEMSDEELLDRVNKTQQFNYEYIGTTLKLNMIAVRSTSNDPEKFKAAVKKVLENTTLPLILCSFDSKVLKAGLMIASKARPLLYAATKENWKDMAELALLHNCPLAVFAPNNLKLLRSLSKTLTEYGVKDLVLDPGTLSGEGLGDMISNFTMIRRAAAKKGDELLGFPLIGTPITAWIENANAPVEVAEWNEAYLAAILINRYADILILHSTEGWVLLPNVILRENIYTDPRKPVAVEPGLRTLGTPGESSPVMFTTNFALTFYTVASDIESAGIDSYLLVVDSEGIAVDCAVAGRKLTADKVAEAIKEARMEEKVKHRKLIIPGKAARLSGEIEEASGWEIMVGPRDSSDIPKFLQEKWGKP from the coding sequence GTGTCTGAGAGGGAAGTAAAAAAAACTAGCATAAGGGAAATCAGTCCCATCGACGTTTACATGTTGCTGCCGAAAACAAACTGCAAAGAATGTGGCGAAGAAGCCTGCATGGCATTCGCCGCCAAACTGGTAAACCGCGAAGTAACCTTAGAGCAATGTTTACCCTTATTGAAGGCAGAGCATGAAAAAGCGTACAAGCAACTCTGGGAAATGCTAAAACCCCCAATAAAAGAAGTCACCATCGGCCCAAAGGAACATTCGATAAAGGTCGGCGGCAAATACGTTATGTACCGCCACGAATTCACCTACACCAACCCAACAGCTGTCGCCATTGACGTCACCGATGAAATGTCCGATGAAGAATTGCTCGACAGAGTTAATAAAACACAGCAGTTCAATTACGAATACATAGGTACAACACTAAAACTCAACATGATCGCTGTTCGCTCCACCTCCAACGACCCGGAAAAATTCAAGGCAGCAGTAAAGAAAGTGTTAGAAAACACTACTTTGCCCCTTATTCTATGCTCATTTGACTCAAAGGTTCTAAAGGCAGGCTTGATGATTGCGTCCAAAGCCAGACCTCTTCTTTACGCGGCCACAAAAGAAAACTGGAAAGACATGGCTGAACTTGCCCTTTTGCATAATTGTCCTCTCGCAGTCTTTGCTCCAAATAACCTTAAGCTTCTTCGATCGCTGTCTAAGACTTTAACGGAATATGGCGTGAAAGATTTGGTATTGGACCCTGGAACATTGTCTGGTGAAGGCCTTGGAGACATGATTAGCAATTTTACCATGATTCGGCGTGCAGCAGCAAAGAAGGGAGATGAGCTTTTGGGCTTTCCACTGATCGGCACTCCTATAACAGCGTGGATAGAGAATGCAAATGCTCCTGTGGAGGTTGCGGAATGGAACGAGGCGTATTTAGCAGCGATACTGATCAATCGTTATGCTGACATATTGATTCTACACAGCACTGAAGGATGGGTGCTATTGCCTAATGTGATTCTTAGAGAAAACATTTACACCGATCCGCGGAAACCGGTAGCCGTTGAGCCTGGACTGCGAACGCTTGGAACGCCCGGTGAAAGCTCGCCGGTGATGTTCACGACAAACTTTGCCCTTACCTTTTATACTGTGGCTTCAGACATAGAGTCGGCTGGCATAGATTCTTATCTCTTGGTAGTTGACTCGGAAGGAATTGCTGTAGATTGCGCGGTTGCGGGGCGAAAGCTGACGGCGGATAAGGTGGCTGAAGCCATTAAGGAGGCTAGGATGGAAGAGAAGGTGAAACATCGAAAGCTGATTATTCCCGGGAAAGCGGCGCGCCTTAGCGGCGAAATAGAAGAAGCGAGCGGCTGGGAGATAATGGTGGGACCCAGAGATTCCTCCGATATCCCAAAATTCCTACAGGAAAAATGGGGAAAACCCTAA
- the cdhC gene encoding CO dehydrogenase/CO-methylating acetyl-CoA synthase complex subunit beta, giving the protein MFEDIPVDVGIIYEGERIRRKNMHLELGGPKQEHKFELTRVRKPEEIEDGKISVIGPDIKDMSEGSSHPLGIIIEVSGEKLEPELEGVIERRIHEYSNFIEGFMHLNQRYDIWLRLDKKSFQKGLNSFEYIGKVLQRLFKSELPIIEKIQISFITDPEKIKEHWKEALDIYEARDARARGLKDQEVDKFYGCTLCQSFAPTHVCVITPQRYSNCGSISWFDGRASARIDPKGPIFEIDKGELIDAEKGEYSGVNEVVKQKSLGEVTKVWLYTSFGYPHTSCGCFEGAAFYIPEVDGFGLVHRGFKEVTINGLPFSTIADSTAGGRQVDGFHGISIEYMRSPKFLKADGGWNRVVWMPASVKERVMEFIPKEVVDKIATESDVKTIGELKPFLKNSCHPIVETWKEEPVAVEEAVPTELEREIPSGTPVATIPTLPITTGGYKIILKDAKIYAKKVIIRSMKGEKIGEKRK; this is encoded by the coding sequence ATGTTTGAAGACATCCCAGTTGACGTAGGCATCATCTACGAAGGAGAGCGAATTAGACGAAAAAACATGCACCTAGAGCTAGGTGGACCAAAACAAGAACACAAATTCGAGCTGACACGCGTTAGGAAACCAGAAGAAATAGAAGACGGAAAAATTTCCGTGATTGGACCCGACATAAAAGACATGAGTGAAGGAAGTAGCCACCCATTAGGCATAATCATCGAAGTGTCAGGCGAAAAGCTTGAACCAGAGCTTGAAGGGGTAATTGAACGGCGCATCCATGAATACTCCAATTTCATCGAAGGCTTCATGCACCTGAACCAACGATATGATATCTGGCTCAGACTAGACAAAAAATCCTTCCAGAAAGGTCTGAACTCGTTCGAATACATTGGAAAAGTCTTACAGAGGCTGTTCAAAAGCGAGTTACCCATCATTGAGAAGATACAGATATCATTCATCACCGACCCTGAAAAAATCAAAGAACATTGGAAAGAAGCTTTAGACATATACGAGGCTAGGGATGCCAGAGCCCGAGGATTAAAAGACCAAGAAGTCGACAAATTCTACGGCTGCACCCTGTGCCAATCCTTCGCCCCCACACATGTATGTGTAATCACACCGCAACGATACTCAAACTGCGGCTCCATCAGCTGGTTTGACGGAAGAGCATCCGCAAGAATAGACCCAAAAGGACCAATTTTCGAAATAGACAAAGGCGAATTAATCGATGCGGAGAAAGGAGAATATTCAGGGGTTAACGAAGTTGTCAAACAGAAATCGCTAGGAGAAGTTACAAAAGTTTGGCTCTACACCTCTTTCGGTTATCCTCACACCTCCTGCGGCTGTTTTGAAGGTGCCGCCTTCTACATTCCAGAAGTCGACGGTTTCGGGCTAGTTCACCGAGGCTTCAAAGAAGTCACAATAAACGGGCTTCCTTTCTCAACCATAGCAGACTCAACTGCAGGCGGCAGACAAGTTGATGGCTTTCACGGCATCTCCATTGAATACATGCGGTCGCCAAAGTTCCTTAAAGCAGACGGCGGATGGAACCGAGTAGTATGGATGCCTGCTTCTGTGAAAGAACGGGTCATGGAATTCATACCAAAGGAAGTTGTGGACAAAATTGCAACCGAAAGCGACGTGAAAACAATCGGCGAACTCAAACCTTTCCTGAAAAACAGTTGCCACCCGATTGTTGAAACATGGAAAGAAGAGCCAGTCGCTGTAGAAGAAGCGGTGCCCACAGAACTTGAAAGAGAGATCCCATCTGGAACGCCAGTGGCGACCATCCCCACTTTGCCAATTACCACAGGAGGATATAAAATAATCCTGAAAGATGCCAAAATCTACGCAAAGAAAGTCATTATCCGATCCATGAAAGGTGAAAAGATTGGCGAAAAAAGAAAGTAA
- a CDS encoding methylenetetrahydrofolate reductase C-terminal domain-containing protein — protein MIIVQQKPLKEIFEMTKTLGSLLIVGCDGCASVIQAGGKRQAEVLKSLLEMERKVKGEEAPNVKAISILRQCDRQITSTALNPLIEDYDAVVCLGCGVGVQTLADLYKTKLIIPANDTKFLGMHDTQVDKFYEMCRACGDCILFETGGICPLTRCAKSLLNGPCGGQTKGKCEVGGWKNDCAWILIYNRLKERNRLELFTKFRPPRDYQVSEHPRELGGETEEEEATE, from the coding sequence TTGATTATAGTTCAGCAAAAGCCGCTAAAAGAAATTTTTGAAATGACGAAAACTCTCGGGAGTCTTCTAATCGTGGGCTGTGATGGATGCGCTTCCGTAATTCAAGCAGGAGGCAAGAGACAAGCAGAGGTGTTAAAGTCTTTGTTGGAAATGGAGAGAAAAGTGAAAGGAGAAGAAGCACCTAACGTGAAGGCTATATCCATTCTACGCCAATGCGACCGACAGATCACCTCAACAGCCCTTAATCCCTTAATCGAAGACTACGATGCAGTTGTTTGCCTAGGCTGCGGAGTTGGAGTTCAAACTCTTGCAGACCTCTACAAAACGAAGTTGATTATCCCAGCAAACGACACAAAATTCCTCGGGATGCACGACACCCAAGTAGACAAATTCTATGAAATGTGCAGAGCATGCGGCGACTGCATCCTCTTCGAAACAGGCGGCATATGTCCCTTAACTCGATGCGCAAAAAGCCTACTAAATGGCCCCTGTGGAGGACAAACAAAAGGCAAATGTGAAGTAGGCGGATGGAAGAATGACTGCGCATGGATTCTCATATACAACCGCTTGAAAGAGCGAAACCGTCTGGAGCTATTTACAAAGTTTAGACCCCCAAGAGATTATCAAGTTTCAGAGCATCCCCGCGAACTCGGTGGCGAAACAGAAGAAGAGGAGGCAACAGAATGA
- the cdhD gene encoding CO dehydrogenase/acetyl-CoA synthase subunit delta: MAKKESKEDFQNLLDILNRFQEIELEDVEMEIGDLELWLQPGVAAPATLPKALKVVPPLKAKPTAILQADFIPPVEEYPGQITEVTLGATKSQGGTRGKSITIGGEKSPAFYLFETPPPNPPIISLDVFDTTIPLAKPVKTHFKEVLEDPVAWAKLAVDKYGADMITLHLISIDPLLKDTSPNEAAKTVEAVLQAVDVPLIIGGCGDPKKDLEVFEKVAEIGAGERFMLSSVTQDMDIERTCAVAKKYGHVVLSFTPMDLNQARQLNRQLYDFLPKEQIVMDTTTAALGYGLDYAFTIMERARLAALMGDPELQHPMSSGTTNAWAAREAWKKMDPEWGPREFRGPIWETVTALTLLLAGVDLFMMMHPAAIKTLRDMIKELTSGKSGNTAKIVSWVTANI, from the coding sequence TTGGCGAAAAAAGAAAGTAAAGAAGACTTCCAAAACCTTCTAGACATCTTGAATCGATTTCAAGAGATAGAGCTCGAAGACGTAGAGATGGAGATCGGAGATTTGGAACTATGGCTTCAACCAGGTGTCGCAGCTCCAGCAACTTTACCTAAAGCTCTAAAAGTTGTCCCACCTTTAAAGGCAAAACCAACTGCTATTCTGCAAGCAGACTTTATCCCCCCAGTAGAGGAATATCCTGGACAAATCACCGAAGTGACGCTTGGAGCCACTAAAAGTCAAGGAGGAACCCGTGGAAAATCAATAACTATCGGCGGAGAAAAATCTCCCGCATTCTACCTCTTCGAAACCCCTCCTCCCAACCCACCGATAATCTCTCTGGACGTTTTCGACACGACGATTCCGTTAGCAAAACCCGTAAAAACGCATTTCAAAGAAGTCTTGGAGGATCCAGTTGCATGGGCGAAGTTAGCTGTTGACAAATATGGTGCAGACATGATAACGCTGCATCTCATCAGCATCGATCCATTACTTAAGGATACATCGCCAAATGAAGCCGCAAAAACAGTTGAAGCCGTGCTACAAGCCGTAGATGTACCTTTAATAATCGGAGGCTGTGGCGACCCGAAGAAAGACCTTGAAGTCTTTGAGAAAGTAGCAGAAATCGGGGCTGGCGAGCGGTTTATGCTTAGCTCGGTTACACAAGACATGGATATCGAGCGAACATGTGCCGTCGCGAAGAAGTATGGTCACGTGGTGCTTTCGTTTACTCCTATGGATTTGAATCAAGCAAGGCAGCTGAACCGTCAACTCTACGATTTCTTACCTAAAGAACAAATTGTAATGGACACTACTACAGCTGCTTTAGGATACGGCTTAGATTATGCTTTCACAATAATGGAACGAGCCAGATTGGCTGCTTTAATGGGTGATCCTGAACTTCAACATCCTATGTCTTCAGGTACCACAAATGCTTGGGCGGCCAGAGAAGCATGGAAAAAAATGGACCCTGAATGGGGACCGCGAGAGTTTAGAGGTCCAATATGGGAAACTGTAACAGCGCTTACCCTTTTGCTGGCGGGCGTTGATTTGTTTATGATGATGCATCCAGCTGCCATAAAAACTCTGAGAGACATGATAAAAGAACTCACCAGCGGCAAGTCGGGCAACACGGCGAAAATTGTAAGCTGGGTAACCGCCAATATCTAG